The following are from one region of the Marinomonas sp. CT5 genome:
- the urtD gene encoding urea ABC transporter ATP-binding protein UrtD: MSTLDSTREFFRRDQVWPFLAPEQAAVNVDNQMILYVEDLNLSFDGFKALNNLNLYINDGELRCLIGANGAGKTTLMDVITGKTQCDSGTVFFGQNHNLLNKDEAEIAQLGIGRKFQKPTVFEEQTVFDNLELSLKTDKRVLPTLFSRLTPTQIDRIDEVLKTIGLAKQRFMLAGALSHGQKQWLEIGMLLAADPRLLLIDEPVAGMTAQETERTAELLTSLAGERTVIVVEHDMEFVRSIARTVTVLHQGSVLAEGTMDQIQSNKDVIEVYLGEEAASEKAQTIAGATA, translated from the coding sequence ATGAGTACCTTAGATAGTACCCGTGAATTCTTCCGCCGAGATCAGGTGTGGCCATTTTTGGCACCCGAGCAGGCCGCCGTAAACGTCGATAACCAGATGATTCTTTACGTGGAAGATTTGAATTTAAGCTTCGACGGTTTTAAAGCACTAAATAATCTGAATTTGTATATCAATGACGGCGAATTGCGTTGTTTGATCGGTGCCAATGGAGCGGGCAAAACCACCTTGATGGACGTGATTACCGGTAAGACTCAGTGCGATTCAGGTACGGTTTTCTTTGGACAGAATCACAACCTATTAAATAAAGACGAAGCGGAAATTGCTCAGCTTGGCATAGGTCGTAAATTCCAAAAGCCGACTGTGTTTGAAGAGCAAACCGTGTTCGATAATTTGGAATTGTCCCTGAAAACCGACAAACGTGTCTTGCCGACTTTATTCTCGCGTTTAACGCCAACGCAAATTGATCGCATTGATGAGGTGCTAAAAACCATTGGTTTGGCTAAGCAGCGCTTTATGCTGGCGGGGGCTTTGTCTCACGGACAAAAACAATGGTTAGAAATCGGCATGTTGCTAGCGGCTGATCCAAGGCTGTTATTGATCGATGAACCAGTGGCGGGCATGACAGCGCAAGAAACGGAACGCACGGCGGAATTGTTAACGTCTTTAGCCGGAGAGCGAACCGTGATTGTCGTGGAGCACGATATGGAGTTTGTGCGCAGCATTGCTCGCACGGTAACCGTTTTGCACCAAGGCTCAGTATTGGCCGAAGGCACTATGGATCAGATTCAAAGTAATAAAGACGTAATTGAAGTATACCTTGGTGAAGAAGCCGCTAGCGAGAAAGCGCAAACAATAGCAGGAGCCACAGCATGA
- the urtB gene encoding urea ABC transporter permease subunit UrtB, giving the protein MTLRRMTLRHCIALCCCLFGLLSLSTHAAESASLDPLFAELGEAKIKDMKPILMKIEAVSDESVLPLLRTLLNGDLYYIEAEKKVVGKFEVNGETHYKNVFTGEINTEIGRRDVDKVRVNNKLRGYLRSAIARIQLTSKSPSVRENAVRELLSKLDDSTVATLESLYPQETNKKVKEAMALALAMNTAAQTTLAPSNRIAAIEKMSTSLESDVRNLLTRLTGDDNPAVVSAANNALETIAQRVNRFAFVDQLFFGLSLGSVLLLASIGLAITFGVMGVINMAHGEMIMLGAYTTYVVQLIMPNYIDYSIWVAIPAAFLVSGLMGVLIERLVICRLHGRPLETLLATFGISLILQQLVRTIFSPLNRQVSTPSWMSGSWEINPVLSLTLNRLYILAFALLVFIVLVIVLKKTSLGLNVRAVSQNRNMAKAMGVKTNWVDAMTFGLGSGIAGIAGVALSQLTNVGPNLGQSYIIDSFMVVVFGGVGNLLGTLVAAFTLGIATKFLEPTTGAVLAAILVLVFIILFIQKRPKGLFPQKGRAAE; this is encoded by the coding sequence ATGACCTTGAGACGTATGACCTTGAGACATTGCATTGCACTTTGTTGCTGTCTTTTTGGGCTCTTATCCCTTTCTACTCACGCAGCTGAATCGGCATCTTTAGACCCATTGTTTGCCGAGTTAGGTGAAGCAAAAATCAAAGATATGAAGCCTATTTTAATGAAAATAGAAGCGGTATCTGACGAAAGCGTTTTGCCATTGTTACGTACCCTATTAAATGGGGATTTGTATTACATCGAAGCTGAGAAAAAGGTGGTCGGCAAGTTCGAGGTGAATGGTGAAACCCATTATAAAAATGTTTTTACCGGTGAAATTAACACGGAGATAGGTCGACGTGATGTCGATAAAGTTCGTGTGAATAACAAACTACGTGGCTATTTGCGTAGCGCTATCGCGCGTATCCAACTGACTTCTAAATCACCAAGCGTACGTGAAAATGCCGTGCGTGAATTGTTATCAAAATTAGACGATAGCACGGTGGCAACATTAGAAAGCTTATACCCACAAGAAACCAATAAGAAAGTAAAAGAAGCCATGGCATTGGCGCTTGCCATGAATACCGCTGCGCAAACAACATTAGCTCCATCCAATCGTATTGCTGCGATTGAGAAAATGTCCACAAGCTTAGAAAGTGATGTTCGAAACCTGCTAACACGATTGACTGGTGATGATAATCCAGCCGTGGTTAGCGCGGCGAATAACGCATTAGAAACCATCGCGCAACGAGTTAACCGTTTTGCTTTTGTCGACCAGTTGTTTTTTGGTCTGAGTCTCGGGTCAGTGCTCTTGCTTGCTTCCATCGGTTTGGCGATTACCTTTGGTGTGATGGGCGTGATTAACATGGCTCACGGCGAAATGATCATGTTGGGCGCTTACACAACTTATGTGGTGCAGCTGATCATGCCGAATTACATCGACTATTCAATTTGGGTGGCGATTCCAGCAGCCTTCTTGGTGTCTGGTTTGATGGGCGTTTTGATTGAGCGATTGGTTATTTGTCGTTTGCACGGTCGTCCATTGGAAACTCTGCTCGCCACTTTTGGTATCAGTTTGATCTTGCAGCAATTGGTTCGAACTATTTTCTCTCCTCTAAACCGTCAAGTTTCTACACCCAGCTGGATGAGTGGTTCTTGGGAAATTAATCCCGTGCTGTCTCTGACATTGAACCGTTTGTACATTCTGGCTTTTGCTTTGTTGGTATTCATTGTCTTAGTGATTGTGTTGAAGAAAACCTCTCTGGGGCTAAACGTTCGTGCAGTCTCGCAAAATCGCAATATGGCAAAAGCCATGGGGGTAAAAACCAATTGGGTGGATGCGATGACCTTTGGTTTAGGTTCTGGTATCGCGGGTATTGCCGGTGTGGCGTTGAGCCAATTGACCAACGTAGGGCCTAACTTGGGACAATCTTACATTATCGACTCCTTTATGGTGGTGGTGTTCGGTGGTGTGGGCAACTTGTTAGGAACCTTGGTCGCGGCCTTCACTTTGGGTATCGCCACCAAATTTCTTGAGCCAACGACGGGGGCGGTTCTCGCGGCTATTCTGGTGTTGGTGTTCATTATTCTCTTTATTCAAAAACGTCCTAAGGGACTCTTTCCACAAAAAGGGAGGGCGGCAGAATGA
- a CDS encoding MBL fold metallo-hydrolase, producing MFFIKLFVALLLTLALVVYLVNLNIKSKVNPIEDVTTAPYKNAKFHNTAPRKPMTFSDTAALWVRFFTDKKVDTVPNIDIPVRAISRADLDDLSTDTIHLVKLGHSSILLKMYGKYWLIDPVFSDRASPFQFIGPKRFHQPPIRLEDLPPIDKVLISHNHYDHLDKASIKVLRDKAQEFLVPKGVDGDLVDWGVEANKIISFDWWQEHQTGQGLVAFTPTQHFSGRGMGDGNATLWGAWVIKTPHESLFFSGDSGYFSGFKETGDKYGPFDLTMIETGAYDKDWADIHMKPEESVQANIDLQGKTMMPIHNGTFDLAFHTWHDPFDRVVVEAKARNVTLSTPEFGRIFSIQDLPPLTPWWQKGSTK from the coding sequence ATGTTTTTCATCAAACTCTTCGTTGCCTTGCTTCTCACACTTGCTCTGGTGGTTTATCTGGTTAATTTAAACATTAAATCTAAGGTAAATCCTATCGAGGATGTCACAACGGCTCCCTATAAAAATGCTAAATTTCATAATACAGCGCCACGTAAACCAATGACTTTCTCTGATACCGCAGCATTGTGGGTGCGTTTCTTTACGGATAAAAAAGTCGATACGGTACCCAATATCGATATTCCTGTTCGCGCCATTAGTCGTGCTGATTTAGATGACTTGAGCACAGATACCATTCACCTAGTGAAACTTGGCCATTCCTCTATTTTGTTAAAAATGTATGGTAAATACTGGCTTATCGATCCGGTATTTTCTGATCGAGCTTCGCCATTCCAGTTCATTGGCCCAAAAAGATTCCACCAGCCGCCCATACGTTTAGAAGACTTACCGCCTATCGATAAGGTACTGATTTCCCATAACCATTACGATCATCTAGATAAAGCCAGCATCAAGGTTTTGCGCGATAAAGCACAAGAGTTTTTGGTGCCAAAAGGCGTAGATGGGGATCTGGTTGATTGGGGTGTCGAGGCCAATAAAATCATCAGCTTCGATTGGTGGCAGGAGCATCAAACTGGTCAAGGTTTGGTCGCCTTCACACCCACTCAGCACTTTTCAGGACGAGGAATGGGAGACGGCAATGCAACCTTGTGGGGAGCGTGGGTCATCAAAACGCCTCATGAAAGCCTATTTTTTAGTGGTGATTCTGGCTACTTCTCTGGATTCAAAGAAACGGGAGATAAATACGGGCCATTCGACCTTACTATGATAGAAACCGGTGCATATGATAAAGACTGGGCCGATATTCACATGAAGCCCGAAGAAAGCGTTCAGGCAAATATCGACCTACAAGGGAAGACCATGATGCCCATTCACAACGGCACATTCGATCTTGCCTTTCATACATGGCATGATCCATTTGATCGTGTCGTGGTGGAAGCAAAAGCCCGAAATGTCACCTTGAGCACACCAGAATTTGGCCGTATTTTTTCGATTCAGGATTTACCACCGCTAACACCTTGGTGGCAAAAAGGCTCGACCAAGTAA
- a CDS encoding urease accessory protein UreD, producing the protein MNNKHNLALAEEFEQKPLIETSMLPEVGASQWHAFLTLGFSKTARGTVLKTSDHKGPLYVQKPFYPEGRDTAHIYLLHPPGGLVSGDRLTITANLAENTHVLITTPGAGRVYRARKDKTLQHQITQLNVAENSLMEWLPQETILYPNAHTRLENRIHLADNAKFIGWEITCFGLPANQEDFAQGHAEQGFEIRQNGRLKVRERLVIDDSSRTVFAAKAGLAGKPINGLMIAGPFDLTNASHSASHDELIDSLRKHCAQHNSVSGVSLVGEYIFVRSLHHDSEQVKQLFIQCWREIRPALINKESNEPRIWAT; encoded by the coding sequence ATGAATAATAAACATAATCTTGCTTTAGCAGAAGAATTCGAACAAAAGCCGCTGATAGAAACGTCCATGTTGCCCGAAGTTGGTGCTTCGCAGTGGCATGCGTTTCTGACATTAGGCTTTAGTAAAACAGCCCGTGGTACTGTGCTGAAAACCTCTGACCATAAAGGGCCTTTGTATGTGCAAAAGCCTTTTTATCCTGAAGGTCGAGACACGGCACACATCTACTTATTGCATCCGCCAGGTGGTTTGGTATCTGGGGATCGTCTCACTATCACGGCAAACCTAGCCGAAAATACGCATGTTTTGATCACTACTCCGGGTGCTGGGCGTGTTTATCGTGCTCGTAAAGACAAAACTCTACAGCATCAAATTACCCAGTTGAACGTCGCTGAAAACAGCTTAATGGAATGGTTGCCACAAGAAACCATTCTGTATCCCAATGCCCACACGCGCCTTGAAAACCGTATACATCTTGCGGATAACGCCAAGTTTATTGGTTGGGAAATAACGTGTTTTGGTTTACCCGCCAATCAAGAGGATTTTGCGCAAGGTCATGCAGAGCAGGGCTTTGAGATTCGCCAAAATGGTCGTCTTAAGGTGCGTGAACGTTTGGTGATAGATGATAGTAGCCGAACGGTTTTCGCGGCCAAAGCTGGGCTAGCTGGCAAACCCATTAATGGTTTGATGATTGCAGGACCCTTTGACCTGACCAACGCTTCTCATTCAGCGAGCCATGATGAACTGATCGACTCCCTACGAAAACATTGCGCGCAACATAACTCAGTGAGTGGCGTAAGTTTGGTTGGCGAGTACATTTTCGTGCGCAGTCTTCATCATGACTCCGAACAAGTGAAGCAGCTATTTATTCAGTGTTGGCGAGAAATTCGCCCCGCATTAATCAACAAAGAATCCAATGAGCCAAGAATTTGGGCGACCTAA
- a CDS encoding N-acetyltransferase: MTTRPIQAINQNNWPEVLRIQAEVYSEIEPESLEVLQSKWQQSPSCCFVYHAETELAEQSRPEEQNVLGYLLAHAWHSETPPKLYQILPEESHGATLFLHDLAISKHAAGRGVGSNMVTHLLDSAASSGFEKALLVSVQDSVSFWQKHGFVELTNQQANESYGEDARVMMRSI, from the coding sequence ATGACAACAAGGCCAATACAAGCCATTAACCAAAACAACTGGCCAGAGGTACTAAGGATCCAAGCGGAAGTGTATTCAGAAATCGAACCTGAAAGCCTAGAGGTACTGCAAAGCAAATGGCAACAATCCCCAAGCTGTTGTTTTGTTTACCATGCAGAAACAGAATTAGCAGAGCAAAGCAGACCAGAAGAGCAAAACGTATTGGGCTATTTATTGGCTCACGCTTGGCACAGTGAAACACCACCCAAGTTATACCAAATCCTTCCAGAGGAAAGCCATGGCGCGACCTTATTCCTACATGATTTAGCCATTTCAAAACACGCGGCGGGTAGAGGAGTCGGTTCTAACATGGTCACACATCTACTTGATAGCGCCGCCTCATCCGGCTTTGAAAAAGCCTTACTCGTCTCTGTCCAAGACTCCGTATCCTTCTGGCAAAAACACGGCTTTGTCGAACTAACGAATCAACAAGCCAATGAGAGCTACGGGGAAGATGCTAGGGTAATGATGCGCAGCATATGA
- the urtC gene encoding urea ABC transporter permease subunit UrtC, translated as MTRLTAWFSEGRSTGKHTLPFVVILLGVTILASAANLLLPADSVFYVSTYTITLLGKYLCYAMLALAVDIIWGYCGILSLGHGAFFALGGYAMGMYLMRQIGDRGVYGNPLLPDFMVFLDWKELPWFWLGMDQFWFAMLMAVFIPGLLAFVFGWLAFRSRVTGVYLSIMTQALTYALLLAFFRNEMGFGGNNGLTDFKEILGFSLQADSTRVALFLITAILLAVIFVISQKILSSRFGKVVLAIRDSESRSRFIGYRTDRYKVWLFVYSAVIAGIAGALYVPQVGIINPGEFSPINSIEMVIWVAVGGRGTLIGAVIGALLVNYAKTRFTAIMPDAWLFALGAMFVLVTLYLPKGLMGLYGQLKAKRNSVTKKESQA; from the coding sequence ATGACACGTCTTACAGCTTGGTTTTCTGAAGGGCGCTCGACGGGCAAACACACTTTGCCATTTGTGGTGATTTTATTAGGTGTAACAATTTTGGCTTCGGCCGCGAATCTCTTGTTGCCTGCTGACTCGGTGTTTTATGTCAGTACTTATACCATTACTTTGCTGGGTAAATATTTGTGCTACGCCATGCTGGCATTAGCGGTGGATATTATCTGGGGCTATTGCGGTATTTTGAGTTTAGGTCACGGGGCGTTTTTTGCCTTGGGCGGTTACGCGATGGGAATGTATTTAATGCGCCAAATCGGTGATCGTGGCGTTTACGGTAACCCATTACTACCTGACTTCATGGTGTTCTTAGACTGGAAAGAGTTGCCTTGGTTTTGGCTGGGCATGGATCAGTTCTGGTTCGCTATGCTGATGGCGGTGTTTATTCCGGGGTTATTGGCCTTTGTGTTTGGTTGGTTGGCGTTTCGTTCTCGTGTTACTGGTGTGTATCTTTCCATCATGACGCAAGCGTTGACTTATGCCTTGTTGTTGGCTTTCTTCCGCAATGAAATGGGCTTTGGTGGCAATAATGGTTTGACCGACTTTAAAGAAATCCTTGGTTTCAGTCTGCAAGCCGACAGTACTCGTGTTGCCTTGTTCTTAATCACCGCGATTTTGCTGGCGGTGATCTTTGTGATCAGTCAGAAGATTTTATCTTCTCGCTTTGGCAAAGTGGTGTTGGCGATTCGTGACTCTGAATCTCGCTCACGTTTCATCGGTTATCGCACTGATAGATACAAGGTGTGGTTGTTTGTCTATTCCGCTGTCATTGCGGGCATAGCTGGCGCTTTGTATGTGCCGCAAGTGGGCATTATCAACCCAGGTGAGTTTTCTCCAATCAACTCTATCGAGATGGTGATTTGGGTGGCTGTTGGTGGTCGTGGCACCTTGATTGGTGCGGTGATTGGAGCCTTATTGGTGAACTACGCGAAGACCCGTTTTACAGCCATCATGCCAGATGCTTGGTTATTTGCCCTTGGAGCCATGTTTGTCTTGGTTACCTTGTATTTACCAAAAGGTTTGATGGGCTTGTATGGCCAGCTAAAGGCTAAGCGAAACAGTGTTACGAAAAAGGAGTCGCAAGCATGA
- a CDS encoding ornithine cyclodeaminase family protein, translating into MIHLNEAHTSKLITHELAYDAIKNALTAVISDNATLFPVVNAGGAAPNTVFSLKAACTDKVVGWKTGSYWPNNASLGRPCHGTTIFLLDPETGVLKAIIEASAVNAYRTAAADAVAVDYLARKDSTTLAIFGTGHQAEYEAMAVCNVRSINSVFVVGRSTEKTNIFVERLKAKGLNAKAVDAQFACMSADIIVTATTSSEPLFRAEWVKPGTHISAMGADKKGKQELPVELYSNALLFCDFAKQSVEIGELQHTSNSNITNIGEVINATSSGRTSANDITIFDSSGIALQDLFIAEKLLNIHEGN; encoded by the coding sequence ATGATCCATCTTAATGAAGCACACACATCCAAACTCATCACACACGAATTGGCCTATGACGCTATTAAAAATGCGTTAACGGCCGTTATTTCCGACAATGCGACACTCTTTCCTGTCGTCAATGCAGGTGGTGCCGCCCCAAATACCGTGTTTTCACTGAAAGCCGCTTGTACCGATAAGGTTGTCGGTTGGAAAACCGGAAGCTATTGGCCGAACAATGCGTCACTAGGACGGCCTTGCCATGGCACAACAATTTTCTTGCTTGACCCAGAAACAGGCGTATTAAAAGCCATCATTGAAGCCAGTGCGGTAAACGCTTATCGCACAGCTGCCGCAGATGCCGTCGCCGTTGATTATTTAGCTCGAAAAGACTCAACCACCTTAGCCATTTTTGGAACGGGTCACCAAGCAGAATATGAAGCCATGGCGGTGTGTAATGTGAGATCAATTAACTCTGTGTTCGTCGTTGGTCGTTCTACTGAGAAAACCAATATTTTTGTCGAAAGGTTAAAAGCAAAAGGACTAAATGCCAAAGCCGTCGATGCCCAGTTCGCCTGTATGAGCGCTGACATTATTGTCACAGCAACCACCTCAAGCGAACCCTTATTTCGCGCTGAGTGGGTAAAACCTGGCACCCATATCTCAGCCATGGGAGCGGATAAGAAAGGCAAACAGGAACTTCCTGTCGAACTGTATTCAAACGCCTTATTGTTTTGCGACTTCGCCAAACAATCGGTTGAGATTGGCGAACTTCAACATACTAGCAACAGCAATATAACCAACATTGGAGAAGTGATTAACGCTACATCCTCTGGACGAACGTCAGCGAATGACATTACGATTTTTGATAGTTCAGGCATCGCGCTTCAAGACCTTTTCATTGCTGAAAAACTGCTCAACATTCACGAGGGGAATTAA
- a CDS encoding urease subunit gamma has product MELLPREKDKLLVFTAALLAERRLNRGLKLNYPEAMAYITMEIIEGARDGKTVAELMAYGKTLLSAEQVMDGVVELIHEVQVEATFPDGTKLVTVHNPIN; this is encoded by the coding sequence ATGGAACTCCTGCCAAGAGAAAAAGATAAGCTTCTTGTATTTACCGCTGCCTTGCTTGCCGAGCGCCGTTTGAATCGTGGTCTAAAATTGAACTACCCCGAAGCCATGGCGTACATCACCATGGAAATTATCGAAGGCGCTCGCGATGGTAAAACCGTGGCGGAATTAATGGCCTACGGCAAAACCTTATTAAGCGCGGAACAAGTGATGGATGGTGTGGTGGAGTTGATCCACGAAGTGCAGGTGGAAGCGACGTTCCCAGATGGGACCAAGTTAGTCACCGTTCATAACCCTATAAATTAA
- a CDS encoding GNAT family N-acetyltransferase yields MISIEKMTTRHLADVITLAVMDEQKPFVGTIDDILKNANAQVRPHVIFADDTMVGFFLIDTTYSKSFDFASRSNAIGLRSFFISKEYQGKGYAKQAILALPNYLSEAYPNHTAVMLTVNCQNPIAKQLYEKGGFEDTNDLYHGGPSGPQHIMTMAIESSIRAANL; encoded by the coding sequence ATGATAAGCATTGAAAAGATGACCACGCGGCATCTGGCAGACGTGATTACACTTGCGGTCATGGATGAACAAAAGCCATTTGTCGGAACGATAGACGACATTTTGAAGAACGCCAATGCGCAAGTTCGTCCACACGTAATCTTTGCTGATGACACTATGGTTGGCTTCTTTCTTATTGATACAACTTATTCGAAAAGTTTCGATTTTGCGAGCCGCTCTAATGCCATTGGCCTGCGTAGCTTCTTTATCAGCAAAGAATACCAAGGCAAAGGCTATGCGAAACAAGCGATTTTGGCCTTGCCCAACTACCTAAGTGAAGCCTACCCAAACCATACGGCCGTGATGTTAACCGTTAACTGTCAAAATCCCATCGCCAAGCAACTCTATGAAAAAGGGGGTTTTGAAGACACCAACGACCTTTATCATGGCGGCCCTTCAGGACCTCAGCATATTATGACGATGGCTATTGAATCGAGTATTAGAGCTGCGAACCTATGA
- the urtE gene encoding urea ABC transporter ATP-binding subunit UrtE yields MISINNVDQLYGGTQILWGLDLDIVPGSITCIMGRNGVGKTTLLKAIMGLLPITKGEITMEGERLNKQSAEKRAYSGIGYVPQGRDIFPMLTVEENLRIGLPVRGKRTKDSPKEIPEKIFELFPVLKDMLHRRGGDLSGGQQQQLAIGRALVLEPKVLILDEPNEGIQPNIVKQIGDVILKLNEEEGLTVILVEQKLGFARRVGKEFRLMEKGRIVAADKMENLNDTLIKQYLAV; encoded by the coding sequence ATGATTTCCATTAACAATGTCGATCAACTTTATGGCGGTACACAGATACTTTGGGGCTTGGATTTAGACATAGTTCCCGGCTCTATTACTTGCATCATGGGACGCAACGGCGTGGGCAAAACCACTTTACTAAAAGCCATCATGGGTTTGTTGCCGATCACAAAAGGCGAGATCACCATGGAGGGCGAAAGACTGAATAAACAAAGCGCCGAAAAACGTGCTTATTCAGGCATTGGTTATGTGCCTCAGGGACGAGATATTTTTCCCATGCTCACGGTAGAAGAAAACCTGCGTATTGGTTTGCCTGTGCGTGGTAAGCGCACGAAAGACTCTCCAAAAGAAATTCCAGAGAAAATCTTTGAGCTTTTTCCGGTATTGAAAGACATGTTGCATCGTCGTGGTGGTGATTTATCTGGTGGTCAGCAGCAGCAGCTAGCGATTGGCCGTGCTTTGGTATTAGAGCCAAAAGTCTTGATTCTGGATGAACCTAACGAAGGTATTCAGCCGAACATTGTGAAGCAAATCGGCGATGTGATTTTAAAGCTGAACGAAGAAGAAGGATTAACCGTTATCTTGGTGGAACAAAAGCTTGGCTTCGCTCGTCGCGTCGGGAAAGAATTTCGTCTGATGGAAAAGGGACGCATTGTGGCGGCGGATAAAATGGAAAATCTCAACGACACCCTGATAAAACAATACTTGGCGGTCTGA
- the urtA gene encoding urea ABC transporter substrate-binding protein, which yields MKIKTLTSAIVLSGATLIALPSLAADTIKVGVLHSLSGTMAISETTLKDTVLMMVEEQNKKGGLLGKKIEAVVVDPASNWPLFAEKGRELLTKDKVDVIFGSWTSVSRKSVLPVLEELNGLMFYPVQYEGEESSKNVFYTGAAPNQQAIPAVDYLMNDLGVERFVLAGTDYVYPRTTNKILEAYLKAKGVAAKDIMINYTPFGHSDWQSIVSDIKKFGSEGKKTAVVSTINGDANVPFYKELGNQGISSEDIPVVAFSVGEEELSGLDTTPLVGHLAAWNYFQSVETPENEAFIKAWHAYTKNPDRVTNDPMEATYIGFKMWANAVTKAGTTDVDAVEQAMIGQTTPNLTGGIAVMNKNHHLSKPVLIGEIQDDGQFEVVWETDGVVAGDAWSDFLPGSKDLISDWTAPIKCGNYNTKTKTCSGQNY from the coding sequence ATGAAAATCAAAACGCTTACATCTGCGATTGTGCTCTCTGGTGCAACGCTTATTGCGCTTCCTTCGCTAGCGGCAGACACAATTAAGGTCGGTGTGTTGCACTCCTTGTCTGGCACCATGGCGATTTCTGAAACCACGCTTAAAGATACTGTCTTGATGATGGTGGAAGAGCAAAACAAAAAGGGTGGTTTGTTAGGTAAGAAGATCGAGGCAGTGGTTGTTGACCCAGCGTCAAACTGGCCATTGTTTGCAGAGAAAGGACGCGAGTTATTAACCAAAGACAAAGTGGATGTGATTTTTGGTAGTTGGACATCGGTTTCTCGTAAATCGGTTTTGCCTGTATTGGAAGAGTTGAACGGTTTGATGTTCTACCCAGTTCAGTACGAAGGTGAAGAGTCGTCTAAAAACGTGTTTTACACAGGGGCTGCGCCAAACCAGCAGGCGATTCCAGCGGTGGATTATTTGATGAACGATCTTGGTGTAGAGCGCTTTGTGCTTGCCGGAACCGATTATGTTTATCCACGTACTACTAACAAAATTCTTGAAGCTTATTTAAAAGCCAAAGGCGTTGCAGCAAAAGACATCATGATCAACTACACGCCATTTGGTCATTCTGATTGGCAGTCGATTGTTTCTGATATTAAGAAATTCGGTAGTGAAGGTAAGAAAACGGCCGTGGTTTCTACCATCAATGGCGATGCCAACGTGCCTTTCTATAAAGAATTGGGTAACCAAGGTATTTCTTCTGAAGATATCCCAGTGGTGGCTTTCTCCGTGGGTGAAGAAGAACTTTCTGGTCTAGATACTACGCCATTGGTTGGCCATTTGGCCGCTTGGAACTACTTCCAAAGTGTAGAAACACCTGAAAACGAAGCATTCATCAAAGCATGGCATGCGTACACCAAGAACCCTGATCGTGTAACCAATGACCCAATGGAAGCCACTTATATCGGTTTCAAAATGTGGGCTAATGCGGTAACGAAAGCGGGCACAACGGATGTTGATGCGGTTGAACAAGCCATGATCGGTCAAACAACGCCAAACCTAACGGGTGGTATTGCAGTGATGAACAAAAACCATCATTTGAGCAAGCCTGTGCTGATTGGCGAGATCCAAGACGACGGTCAGTTTGAAGTGGTTTGGGAAACCGATGGTGTGGTAGCGGGTGATGCTTGGTCTGACTTCTTACCAGGTTCTAAAGATCTGATTTCAGATTGGACGGCACCGATCAAGTGCGGTAACTACAACACGAAAACTAAGACATGTTCTGGTCAGAATTACTAA